The following proteins come from a genomic window of Mycobacterium sp. DL:
- a CDS encoding competence/damage-inducible protein A produces MSVRAGIVVTGTEVLTGRVQDRNGPWLADQLLELGVELRHITLCGDRPADIEAQLRFLADEGVDLIITSGGLGPTADDMTVEVVARFCERELVLDDALEVKIGDIVTGLMTRFPGVDLDAVRAANRKQALVPAGAVVLDPVGTAPGVVVPGSPTVVVLPGPPRELQPMWDAAVTTDAVQAAIADRTPFEQQTVRMFGLPESGLADTLRAAESSVDGFEHLEITTCLRRGELEIVTRYEPRYAGVYTDLMTALRDRHPREIFSEDGALVDDQIAGLLEGRRIATAESCTGGLLAARLTERPGSSAYVVGGVVTYSDAAKVELLGVDPALIAQHGAVSEPVADAMARGALDRFGSDTAVAITGIAGPGGGTATKPVGTVCFSVALAEGAESSTVTRTMTMPGNRSDVRERSTTIAMHLLRRILVGGG; encoded by the coding sequence GTGAGCGTACGGGCCGGAATCGTGGTGACGGGGACCGAAGTCCTCACTGGACGCGTCCAGGACCGCAACGGCCCCTGGCTCGCTGATCAACTGCTCGAGTTGGGTGTGGAACTACGCCACATCACGCTGTGCGGTGACCGTCCCGCCGACATCGAGGCGCAATTGCGGTTCCTCGCCGATGAGGGTGTGGACCTCATCATCACCAGCGGTGGCCTCGGCCCGACCGCCGACGACATGACGGTGGAGGTGGTCGCCCGGTTCTGCGAGCGCGAGCTGGTGCTCGACGACGCGCTCGAGGTCAAGATCGGGGACATCGTCACCGGACTGATGACCAGATTCCCCGGCGTGGATCTTGATGCGGTGCGCGCGGCCAACCGCAAGCAGGCACTGGTGCCGGCCGGCGCAGTCGTACTCGACCCGGTGGGCACCGCGCCCGGCGTCGTCGTGCCGGGCTCGCCCACCGTCGTCGTTCTGCCCGGTCCGCCGCGTGAGCTCCAGCCGATGTGGGACGCCGCCGTCACCACCGACGCCGTCCAGGCGGCCATCGCCGACCGCACACCGTTCGAGCAACAGACCGTGCGGATGTTCGGTCTCCCCGAATCGGGCCTCGCCGACACCCTGCGTGCCGCCGAGAGCAGCGTCGACGGCTTCGAGCACCTGGAGATCACCACGTGCCTGCGGCGCGGGGAGTTGGAGATCGTCACACGATATGAGCCGCGGTACGCCGGCGTGTACACCGATCTGATGACCGCGCTGCGCGACCGGCACCCGCGCGAGATCTTCTCCGAGGACGGGGCGCTGGTCGACGATCAGATCGCGGGCCTGCTGGAGGGGCGCCGCATCGCCACCGCCGAATCGTGTACCGGTGGGCTGTTGGCGGCAAGGCTCACCGAGCGGCCCGGCTCGTCGGCCTACGTCGTCGGTGGTGTGGTGACCTACTCCGACGCCGCCAAGGTCGAACTGCTCGGCGTCGATCCTGCGCTGATCGCCCAGCACGGGGCGGTGTCCGAGCCGGTGGCCGACGCGATGGCGCGCGGTGCGCTGGACCGTTTCGGCTCCGACACCGCGGTGGCGATCACCGGCATCGCCGGGCCGGGCGGCGGCACGGCGACCAAACCGGTGGGTACCGTGTGCTTTTCGGTGGCGCTGGCTGAGGGCGCCGAGAGCTCGACGGTCACCCGAACCATGACGATGCCCGGCAACAGGTCGGACGTACGGGAACGCTCGACGACGATCGCGATGCATCTGCTGCGGCGGATCCTCGTCGGCGGAGGATAG